Proteins encoded by one window of Cylindrospermum stagnale PCC 7417:
- a CDS encoding DUF4178 domain-containing protein, producing MPTIVTQNQLQELRPGDRVRYHGVDWDIEDYSRYQDPQGYETDEWLLKSRGGSEYYLLREFDPNQALNTVNWYLAQELPNVSLFLPDSPENIAPKLWQDMPKTEPYPELKLFYKSYYFESQTQGTYQAEGETRSRITWDYWDQDHQINLAIEAFADGQLDIYSTKVVQPEEFSQIQKEIEIKRGINAINPGKIIQLILASLTLIIGIWLMIFG from the coding sequence ATGCCCACAATTGTTACTCAAAATCAACTTCAGGAGTTGCGTCCAGGCGATCGCGTCAGGTATCACGGTGTCGATTGGGATATAGAAGATTACAGCAGATATCAAGACCCCCAAGGTTATGAAACTGACGAGTGGTTGTTGAAATCGCGCGGTGGATCAGAATATTACTTGTTACGAGAATTTGACCCCAACCAGGCGCTAAACACTGTAAATTGGTATCTTGCTCAGGAATTGCCAAATGTTAGCCTATTCTTGCCAGATTCACCGGAAAATATAGCACCCAAACTTTGGCAAGATATGCCAAAAACAGAACCATATCCAGAATTAAAACTTTTTTACAAATCCTATTATTTTGAGTCTCAAACTCAGGGAACCTATCAGGCAGAAGGGGAAACAAGATCTCGCATTACTTGGGATTATTGGGATCAAGACCATCAGATAAATTTAGCAATAGAAGCTTTTGCTGATGGTCAACTAGATATTTATTCAACCAAGGTAGTGCAACCTGAAGAATTTTCCCAAATTCAGAAAGAGATAGAGATAAAGCGGGGAATAAATGCTATTAATCCAGGCAAGATTATTCAGCTTATCTTAGCATCTCTCACGTTAATTATTGGAATTTGGCTGATGATATTTGGATAA
- a CDS encoding spermidine synthase encodes MPTSLFIEQHDDSIAFYINGDLQFDTADEAIYHEYLVIPAISLAIQRFPKTALHVLICGGGDGLAVRDVLRFEQVKKIDLVDYNPEVLELGKTVFKPYNLGSLERENVTVYTQEAFQFVSQLPDNHYHVVICDFTYPNSSEETEIYSREWFQSINRVLMPSGIICTNGVSPEKKTAAFWSLYQTILAADLTAKPLQLDIPSFRWHGYGNWGFFLASSQVITREEIETIIIFSNLHYLNHSQLLQAFVFDQAIANFRHSVTIHTIESPQLLYYLLNYPANLENLALKSGDYINFLDLAETTTAEIGNSDFLDLESVAKFWLENIYESPDSQVNSPDINRLLPSRHHYHSPQMTSAWLAHLKELLAEIDGKRLLNSLLARAQELPPQIASELKNLADKINSNQPLPKLPPKIAEFITLLSVTLLMANLVSPDSVFAKGSYSSSSGYVDDDSSSDGKFLGFMMVVIGGFWLASLLAKPKDE; translated from the coding sequence ATGCCTACTTCATTATTTATTGAACAGCATGATGATAGTATCGCCTTTTATATCAATGGAGATTTACAGTTTGATACTGCCGATGAGGCAATTTATCATGAATATTTGGTAATTCCTGCAATATCTTTAGCAATACAGAGATTCCCAAAAACAGCTTTGCACGTCCTAATTTGTGGCGGCGGTGATGGTTTAGCGGTGCGTGATGTATTGCGATTTGAGCAAGTTAAAAAGATTGATTTAGTCGATTACAACCCAGAAGTTTTAGAACTAGGCAAAACCGTATTTAAGCCTTATAACTTAGGCAGCTTAGAAAGAGAAAATGTCACCGTCTACACTCAAGAAGCTTTTCAATTTGTTTCGCAATTACCAGACAACCATTATCACGTTGTAATTTGTGATTTTACCTATCCTAACTCTTCAGAAGAAACAGAAATATATAGTCGAGAATGGTTTCAATCAATCAATCGCGTCTTGATGCCATCTGGAATAATCTGCACTAATGGCGTTTCTCCAGAAAAGAAAACAGCAGCTTTTTGGAGCTTGTATCAAACAATACTAGCAGCCGATTTGACAGCGAAGCCTTTACAGCTAGATATTCCCTCTTTTAGGTGGCATGGTTACGGCAATTGGGGCTTCTTTTTGGCATCATCACAGGTGATTACCAGAGAAGAAATAGAGACAATAATTATATTTAGTAATTTACATTACTTAAACCATAGCCAGTTACTACAGGCGTTTGTCTTTGATCAAGCGATCGCTAACTTTCGTCACAGCGTCACCATTCACACAATAGAAAGTCCTCAGTTATTGTATTACCTGCTAAATTATCCAGCAAACCTAGAGAATTTAGCTTTAAAATCTGGCGATTATATTAACTTTTTGGATTTAGCAGAAACCACAACAGCAGAAATCGGAAATAGTGATTTTCTAGATTTAGAGTCAGTAGCCAAATTTTGGTTAGAAAATATCTATGAGTCCCCAGACTCACAGGTAAATTCACCAGATATCAATCGATTGTTACCATCACGCCATCACTATCATAGTCCCCAAATGACATCAGCGTGGTTAGCACATCTGAAAGAATTATTAGCAGAAATAGACGGCAAGCGCTTATTAAATAGTCTATTAGCCAGGGCACAAGAACTACCGCCACAAATTGCCAGCGAATTGAAAAATTTAGCTGATAAAATTAACTCCAATCAACCATTACCAAAGCTGCCTCCTAAAATAGCTGAATTTATCACGCTGCTATCAGTGACGCTGTTAATGGCAAACTTAGTATCACCAGATTCCGTATTTGCCAAAGGTTCATATTCTAGCAGTAGCGGTTATGTTGATGATGATAGTAGTTCTGATGGTAAATTTCTGGGTTTTATGATGGTTGTAATTGGCGGATTTTGGTTAGCTTCCCTATTAGCAAAACCCAAAGATGAATAA
- a CDS encoding lipid II:glycine glycyltransferase FemX: MVLTIREFNIAENQEWDLLVKTVPDGCFMQTCPWADFKELEGYKTFRYGLFLNTKLVGGCIYYLYPHTNKANLLIAPGGPILPESCPDKGMLLLLEQAENLAQKQGAIAFRIEPLWREKPDYLRGFVRAPADLLPSETLLVDLRSNASKILAEMKPKGRYNIRLSQRYDVKTEFRNDSQAISLFYDLFWETVQRQQFFGEPYGFFINLCQTLFAANMAEIGLATWQGEILAAILVIYCGNMATYLYGGRSAAHPEVMANYSLHWEAMQRAKTRGCQFYDFYGFNRTPNHAYAKFSQFKDQFGGQPITTIGAHDYFFYDQLADTLISLFQKLSRG, from the coding sequence ATGGTATTAACAATTAGAGAATTCAATATAGCCGAGAACCAAGAATGGGATTTATTAGTAAAAACAGTTCCAGATGGTTGCTTTATGCAAACTTGTCCTTGGGCAGATTTTAAAGAATTAGAAGGATATAAAACCTTTCGCTATGGTTTATTTTTAAATACAAAATTAGTCGGCGGATGTATATATTATTTATATCCCCATACAAATAAAGCAAATTTATTAATTGCACCCGGTGGCCCTATCTTACCAGAAAGCTGCCCTGACAAAGGAATGCTGTTGTTGTTAGAACAAGCAGAGAATTTGGCACAGAAACAAGGTGCGATCGCCTTTCGTATCGAACCACTATGGAGAGAGAAACCTGATTATCTCCGAGGCTTTGTTCGCGCACCTGCTGATTTATTACCATCCGAAACTTTATTAGTTGATTTACGTTCAAATGCCAGTAAAATATTAGCAGAGATGAAGCCAAAAGGACGCTACAATATCCGGCTATCTCAACGCTATGACGTAAAAACCGAATTTAGAAATGATTCCCAAGCAATTTCTTTATTTTATGATTTGTTTTGGGAAACAGTGCAGCGTCAGCAATTTTTTGGTGAACCTTACGGCTTTTTCATTAATCTTTGTCAAACCTTATTTGCCGCTAACATGGCAGAAATTGGTTTAGCTACTTGGCAAGGAGAAATACTAGCAGCAATTCTAGTAATTTATTGCGGTAATATGGCTACTTATTTATATGGAGGACGGAGTGCTGCACACCCAGAAGTGATGGCAAACTATAGCTTACATTGGGAAGCGATGCAAAGGGCAAAAACTCGTGGTTGTCAGTTTTATGATTTCTATGGTTTTAACCGTACTCCCAATCATGCTTATGCCAAGTTTTCCCAATTTAAAGATCAGTTTGGTGGTCAGCCTATCACGACTATAGGTGCTCATGATTACTTCTTTTATGACCAGTTAGCTGATACGTTAATTAGCTTATTCCAAAAACTAAGCAGGGGGTAG
- a CDS encoding DUF350 domain-containing protein, with protein sequence MNELLINALTQSGVIILELAMGFSLFWLGQLAYQKLFRRRMELNLELFVKDNPAVAIALVGYYFGIVMALGGVLGQTTVNLPDKALSLANYGVMVIFLMLAGAWVGDKLILRHFNCEREIIQDRNIGAATVEAGNHIANGLILNAALAGESGGWLVALVSWLIGLGVLVVVSFVYPRVAKYNVFAEIEKRNNPAAGVALAGLLVAAGNIVRVAFSAEFENWIVSFSQYGLVLLFCLGSLIAIRFLADLILVPGVKISDEIVNQDIPNVGAGLIEAFAYISASFLIAWCF encoded by the coding sequence ATGAACGAATTATTAATAAATGCACTCACTCAATCAGGAGTAATTATACTAGAGTTAGCGATGGGTTTTAGCTTGTTTTGGCTAGGACAGTTAGCTTATCAAAAGCTGTTTCGGCGGCGGATGGAGTTAAACCTAGAACTGTTCGTTAAGGATAACCCCGCTGTGGCGATCGCACTTGTAGGTTATTATTTTGGTATTGTCATGGCTCTGGGTGGGGTTTTGGGGCAAACTACAGTCAATTTGCCGGATAAAGCCCTGAGTTTAGCCAACTACGGCGTGATGGTAATTTTTTTAATGTTGGCTGGTGCATGGGTTGGAGATAAATTAATTCTCCGCCACTTTAATTGTGAACGAGAAATCATTCAAGACAGAAATATCGGTGCAGCTACAGTGGAAGCAGGAAACCACATCGCCAACGGATTGATTTTAAATGCGGCTTTGGCGGGTGAAAGCGGTGGTTGGTTGGTGGCTTTGGTGAGTTGGTTAATTGGTTTAGGTGTGCTTGTTGTGGTGAGTTTTGTTTATCCCCGCGTTGCTAAATACAATGTGTTTGCAGAAATTGAAAAACGCAATAATCCAGCCGCTGGTGTAGCTTTAGCCGGTTTACTCGTTGCTGCTGGTAATATTGTGCGGGTGGCATTTTCTGCTGAATTTGAAAACTGGATTGTCAGTTTTAGCCAATATGGGTTAGTACTATTATTTTGCTTAGGTTCACTGATAGCAATTCGCTTTTTAGCAGATTTAATTTTAGTGCCAGGTGTGAAAATTTCTGACGAAATAGTTAATCAAGATATTCCAAATGTCGGTGCTGGTTTAATTGAAGCTTTCGCCTATATCTCCGCTTCATTTCTAATTGCTTGGTGTTTTTAA
- the speD gene encoding S-adenosylmethionine decarboxylase codes for MPASKTVFSWEAADFIQVLKNASQTAGLTVVGELAFAFQPQGVSAVVLLAESHIALHFWPEEAKVTIDIHICDYQKDNLEKAKILTEILTKQISQFDVDWQYLFIIG; via the coding sequence TTGCCAGCTTCCAAGACTGTTTTCAGTTGGGAAGCAGCAGATTTTATTCAGGTTTTAAAAAATGCTTCCCAGACGGCCGGACTGACTGTTGTCGGTGAACTTGCTTTTGCATTCCAACCACAGGGAGTTTCAGCAGTTGTCTTACTAGCAGAATCGCATATAGCATTACACTTTTGGCCAGAAGAAGCAAAAGTCACAATCGATATTCATATATGTGACTACCAAAAAGATAATCTCGAAAAGGCTAAAATTCTCACTGAGATACTGACAAAGCAAATCAGCCAGTTTGATGTAGATTGGCAATATTTATTTATAATTGGTTAA
- a CDS encoding CDP-alcohol phosphatidyltransferase family protein — protein MNLKLIPSGLVLFRFLISPFLLWDALDGKTSIWFIVGFVAAFLSDIFDGIIARRLGVSTAQLRQADSWADVCLFSSIFVSAWLVYQSVLITYSLPLLMVVFAQLIWWIVNLVKYGKPASYHTYSAKFWGITLFIAIVALFGFDYTGIILWLTCIVGFIHSLEEIAMTLILPAWTHDVLSIFHALKIRQNLQLETLSEL, from the coding sequence ATGAATCTCAAATTAATTCCCAGTGGGCTTGTACTATTTCGCTTTTTGATTTCTCCCTTTCTCCTTTGGGATGCCCTTGATGGCAAAACCAGTATTTGGTTTATTGTTGGTTTCGTAGCAGCCTTCCTCTCAGATATCTTTGATGGCATTATTGCCAGACGATTAGGTGTTAGCACTGCCCAGCTACGACAAGCTGATAGTTGGGCTGATGTCTGCCTTTTTAGCAGCATATTTGTGAGTGCATGGCTGGTATATCAAAGCGTTTTAATTACTTATTCACTACCCTTACTAATGGTTGTTTTTGCTCAGTTAATTTGGTGGATAGTGAACCTAGTCAAATACGGCAAACCCGCCAGCTACCACACCTACTCAGCAAAATTTTGGGGAATCACTCTTTTTATTGCCATTGTTGCCCTTTTCGGCTTTGATTATACAGGAATTATCTTATGGTTAACCTGCATTGTCGGCTTCATCCACAGCCTAGAAGAAATAGCCATGACATTAATACTGCCAGCGTGGACACATGACGTTTTAAGCATTTTTCACGCCCTGAAAATCCGACAGAATTTGCAATTAGAAACTTTATCTGAATTGTGA
- a CDS encoding NAD(P)/FAD-dependent oxidoreductase, which yields MSLTEEILGQLPGDVLGGLRQSDRILASLRTDNSPIPTVVQEDSQPLGAVDWDVIVCGGTLGILIASALAVRGLRVALIERGFLRGREQEWNISRKELEVFVELDLLTEKELKSAIATQYNPARVSFQGGTQVWVEDVLNIGIDPVYLLATLKTKFLAAGGKLFENTPFTAAVIHPNGVMLNNQFTAKLLIDAMGHLSPISKQARQGKKPDALCLVVGTCAQGFPENPTGDLLLSFTSLQNQCQYFWEAFPARDGRTTYMFTYMDAHPQRLTLENLFDEYLRLLPEYQGVELSQLQFQRALFGFFPTYRQSPLKTPWNRILPAGDSSGSQSPLSFGGFGAMVRHLQRLTLGIEEALQTEQLSAKALAMLQPYQPSLSVTWLFQKAMSVGVNQNIAPEQINQLLSAVFQEMQQLGTPVLKPFLQDIVQFSALTQTLLKTGLSHPGLVAKIIPQVGLGNLLDWLVHYGNLSVYTALFSLSPMLETWVKLQPRGQQYYWHRLVDGWKYGSGADYADK from the coding sequence ATGTCCCTAACTGAAGAGATACTTGGACAACTACCTGGCGATGTGCTGGGAGGGTTGCGGCAAAGCGATCGCATTTTAGCATCCCTAAGAACAGACAATTCCCCCATCCCCACAGTAGTTCAAGAAGATTCCCAACCTTTAGGCGCTGTAGACTGGGATGTAATTGTCTGCGGTGGCACTTTAGGCATTTTAATCGCTAGCGCCTTAGCAGTGCGGGGTTTGCGTGTAGCATTAATAGAGCGGGGATTTTTGCGGGGGAGAGAGCAAGAGTGGAATATCTCTCGTAAAGAGCTAGAAGTCTTTGTGGAGTTGGACTTGCTGACAGAAAAAGAATTGAAAAGTGCGATCGCCACTCAATATAACCCGGCGCGAGTCAGCTTTCAAGGTGGAACCCAAGTTTGGGTAGAAGATGTCCTCAACATCGGCATAGATCCAGTTTATCTACTAGCAACCTTAAAAACAAAATTCCTCGCAGCCGGGGGAAAATTATTTGAAAACACACCTTTTACCGCAGCAGTAATTCATCCAAATGGGGTGATGCTCAACAACCAATTCACCGCTAAATTGTTAATCGATGCCATGGGACATCTTTCACCCATCAGCAAACAAGCGCGTCAAGGTAAAAAACCAGATGCACTTTGCTTGGTTGTGGGAACTTGCGCTCAAGGTTTTCCGGAAAATCCCACAGGCGACTTGTTATTATCATTCACATCCTTGCAGAATCAATGCCAATACTTTTGGGAAGCCTTCCCAGCTAGGGATGGTAGAACCACTTATATGTTTACCTACATGGATGCACACCCGCAACGCTTGACTTTAGAAAATCTGTTTGACGAATATCTGCGCCTCTTACCAGAATATCAAGGTGTGGAATTGAGCCAACTTCAGTTTCAACGAGCATTGTTTGGTTTCTTTCCCACCTATCGCCAAAGTCCCCTCAAAACCCCGTGGAATCGCATTCTCCCAGCCGGAGACAGCAGCGGTAGTCAATCTCCCTTGAGTTTTGGTGGTTTTGGTGCAATGGTGCGTCACTTGCAACGGTTAACATTAGGAATTGAAGAAGCACTGCAAACCGAGCAATTATCTGCCAAGGCGTTAGCAATGCTGCAACCATATCAGCCAAGCTTGAGTGTCACTTGGTTGTTTCAAAAAGCGATGAGTGTGGGAGTGAATCAAAATATTGCACCAGAGCAAATTAACCAACTCCTCTCAGCGGTGTTTCAGGAAATGCAACAGCTAGGTACACCAGTACTCAAGCCATTTTTACAAGATATCGTCCAGTTTTCAGCACTGACGCAAACATTGTTAAAAACTGGTTTATCCCATCCAGGGTTAGTTGCCAAAATCATTCCCCAAGTTGGTTTAGGAAACTTGCTCGATTGGCTGGTGCATTACGGAAATTTAAGTGTTTATACTGCCTTATTTTCCTTGAGTCCAATGTTAGAAACATGGGTGAAGCTTCAGCCACGCGGACAACAATATTATTGGCATCGTTTGGTTGATGGCTGGAAATATGGTTCTGGTGCAGATTATGCTGATAAATAA
- a CDS encoding Uma2 family endonuclease: MLTAPVLANVTPAYSLEDWLHNAPEGTEWVNGELLDKNGVTLKHSRIQGNLYFYWRNYKDSSGQGGEVYTEVPCRTSQQGRRPDVAYLTPELVQQFGELAVLPQSFPLIAEIISPTDIAEEIIAKSQEYLQSGGEEVWLVFPENRWIIVITKNHRLVFISGEVVSTQTVLPCFNISVDELLA, from the coding sequence ATGCTAACTGCTCCAGTTCTTGCCAATGTTACACCAGCTTATTCTCTAGAAGATTGGCTACATAATGCCCCTGAGGGGACAGAGTGGGTAAATGGAGAATTATTGGATAAAAATGGCGTGACACTCAAACATAGTCGAATTCAGGGTAATCTCTACTTTTACTGGAGAAATTACAAAGATTCTAGCGGACAAGGGGGAGAAGTATATACAGAAGTTCCCTGTCGCACTAGCCAGCAAGGACGGCGTCCAGATGTTGCTTATCTCACACCAGAATTAGTTCAGCAATTTGGTGAACTTGCTGTTCTACCCCAAAGTTTCCCACTCATAGCTGAAATTATTTCCCCTACAGATATTGCTGAAGAGATAATTGCTAAATCTCAAGAATATTTGCAGTCTGGAGGTGAGGAAGTCTGGTTAGTATTTCCGGAAAATCGTTGGATTATTGTGATTACAAAAAATCACCGCCTGGTGTTTATTTCTGGTGAGGTTGTTAGCACTCAAACTGTACTCCCATGTTTTAATATATCAGTCGATGAATTGTTAGCTTGA
- a CDS encoding putative 2-dehydropantoate 2-reductase, protein MSERTYAILGTGALGGFYGARLQKAGLEVHFLLKSDYPEVSQNGLVVESKDGDFTLPQVHAYSDVAKMPRCDVVVVALKTTQNHLLPQLLPPVIKENGVVLVLQNGLGVEEEVAQIISGVSVIGGLCFLCSNKVGPGYIRHLDYGHITLGEYDSNYHPTGTTDKMRQIAEDFNSANIPMELVEDLLLGRWKKLVWNIPYNGLSVILNATTDELMADIYTRKLVEQLMYEVADGAKSTGRIIPDSFIQTMLDYTVKMRPYRTSMKIDYDERRPLEVEAIFGNPLRKAQAAGVNLPQISCVYQQLKFLDARINFSPLAKENFQKM, encoded by the coding sequence ATGTCCGAGCGCACATACGCAATCCTGGGAACTGGTGCATTAGGCGGTTTTTATGGTGCCAGACTGCAAAAAGCAGGTTTAGAAGTCCACTTTTTGCTCAAAAGTGATTACCCTGAAGTCAGCCAAAATGGTTTAGTCGTCGAGTCTAAAGACGGTGACTTTACCCTCCCCCAAGTCCACGCTTACAGCGACGTGGCAAAAATGCCAAGGTGTGATGTCGTGGTGGTAGCGCTGAAAACAACGCAAAACCACTTGCTCCCACAGCTATTACCACCCGTTATTAAAGAAAATGGGGTGGTGTTGGTATTGCAGAATGGACTGGGTGTGGAAGAGGAAGTTGCCCAAATTATTAGCGGTGTCAGCGTTATTGGTGGGTTATGCTTTCTGTGTTCTAATAAAGTGGGCCCAGGATATATCCGCCACCTAGACTATGGACATATTACTTTGGGTGAATATGACTCTAACTATCACCCCACCGGGACTACAGACAAGATGCGGCAAATCGCCGAAGACTTTAACAGCGCTAATATCCCGATGGAATTAGTTGAAGATTTACTGCTGGGACGGTGGAAAAAACTGGTGTGGAACATCCCCTACAATGGATTGTCTGTAATTCTCAACGCGACAACAGACGAATTAATGGCAGATATCTACACTCGCAAGTTAGTTGAACAGTTAATGTATGAAGTTGCCGATGGGGCAAAAAGTACTGGACGCATTATCCCCGATAGCTTCATTCAAACAATGCTTGATTACACTGTGAAGATGAGGCCTTACCGCACCAGCATGAAGATTGACTACGATGAACGCCGTCCCTTGGAGGTTGAAGCAATTTTTGGCAACCCATTACGCAAAGCACAAGCAGCGGGTGTGAATTTACCGCAGATTAGTTGTGTATATCAACAGTTAAAGTTTCTGGATGCCAGAATTAATTTTAGTCCTCTTGCTAAGGAGAATTTTCAGAAAATGTAA
- a CDS encoding fasciclin domain-containing protein, producing MADIVDIAVGADSFKTLVAAVQAAGLVETLKSPGPFTVFAPTDDAFAKLPPGTIKTLLQNIPQLARILTYHVVPGKLLQADLAKLGTVKSVEGSPIRIDCANGFEVKNATVLAADIVADNGVIHVIDTVILMG from the coding sequence ATGGCTGATATTGTTGATATTGCAGTTGGTGCTGATTCCTTCAAAACTTTGGTGGCGGCTGTTCAAGCTGCTGGTTTAGTGGAGACATTAAAAAGTCCTGGGCCATTCACTGTGTTTGCACCAACTGATGATGCTTTTGCCAAGTTACCACCGGGAACTATAAAAACTCTGTTGCAGAACATTCCCCAGCTAGCACGGATTTTAACGTATCATGTCGTTCCAGGTAAGCTCTTGCAGGCTGATTTGGCAAAACTTGGTACGGTTAAATCTGTGGAAGGCTCACCCATTAGAATTGATTGCGCTAATGGTTTTGAAGTCAAAAATGCCACTGTTTTAGCAGCAGACATAGTAGCTGATAATGGCGTAATTCACGTTATCGATACTGTGATTTTGATGGGTTAA
- a CDS encoding UDP-N-acetylmuramoyl-tripeptide--D-alanyl-D-alanine ligase: MSGFATLSQLVQVLLAQPVNLSASALAQWGSGIQTDTRKLKPGEVFVALRGEKFDGHTFIPTAMAIGALVAIVDFEYDNPGFPVLRVKDTLKAYQQIAGWWRQRLQIPVIGVTGSVGKTTTKELIAAVLATQGRVHKTYGNFNNEIGVPKTLLGISAEHDFAVIEMAMRGRGQIAELTQITQPTIGLITNVGTAHIELLGSEEAIAEAKCELLAEMPADSVAILNHDNPLLMATAAKVWTGKVLTYGFSGGDIQGVLIDNETVEVAGIPIPLPLPGRHNATNFLAALAVAQVLEIDWSCLQAGVMVNMPTGRSQRFALANDVLILDETYNAAPEAMLAALHLLADTPGKRKIAVLGAMKELGERSPQLHQRVGETVRKLNLDGLLVLVDGNDAEAIAKSAVGVPSECFVTHADLLARLKTFVQAGDRLLFKAAHSVGLDRVVNQLRAEFPS; the protein is encoded by the coding sequence ATGTCAGGTTTTGCCACTCTATCCCAACTGGTTCAAGTTCTTTTAGCCCAGCCTGTAAACTTATCGGCATCCGCTTTAGCACAATGGGGCAGCGGTATCCAAACAGACACCCGGAAATTGAAACCCGGTGAGGTGTTTGTGGCTTTACGAGGCGAAAAGTTTGATGGGCATACATTTATCCCCACGGCGATGGCTATTGGTGCTTTAGTCGCAATTGTTGATTTTGAATACGATAATCCGGGATTCCCTGTGTTGCGGGTGAAAGACACACTCAAGGCATATCAGCAAATTGCTGGCTGGTGGCGGCAACGTTTGCAGATACCAGTGATTGGGGTAACTGGTTCTGTGGGCAAAACTACCACCAAAGAATTAATCGCCGCAGTTTTGGCAACACAGGGAAGAGTCCACAAAACTTACGGGAATTTCAATAACGAAATCGGTGTCCCGAAGACTCTCCTAGGAATCAGTGCAGAACATGACTTTGCTGTAATTGAAATGGCGATGCGGGGTAGGGGACAAATTGCCGAACTGACACAAATAACCCAGCCGACGATTGGCTTAATTACCAACGTGGGAACGGCGCATATTGAGTTACTGGGTTCAGAAGAAGCGATCGCCGAAGCTAAATGTGAGTTATTGGCCGAAATGCCTGCTGATAGTGTGGCAATTCTCAATCACGACAATCCTTTATTAATGGCCACAGCGGCGAAAGTCTGGACAGGGAAAGTTTTGACTTACGGTTTTTCGGGTGGCGATATCCAAGGGGTGCTAATCGATAACGAAACTGTGGAAGTCGCCGGTATCCCCATCCCACTACCATTACCTGGTCGTCACAATGCTACTAATTTTTTAGCGGCTTTAGCAGTAGCCCAGGTATTAGAAATTGATTGGTCATGCCTGCAAGCTGGTGTGATGGTGAATATGCCGACTGGGCGATCGCAGCGGTTTGCCTTGGCCAATGATGTGCTGATCTTAGATGAGACTTATAATGCTGCACCAGAAGCAATGTTGGCGGCGTTGCATTTGTTGGCAGATACGCCAGGAAAGCGGAAGATAGCGGTATTGGGTGCAATGAAGGAATTGGGAGAGCGATCGCCACAGCTGCACCAACGAGTTGGGGAAACGGTACGAAAGTTGAATTTAGACGGGTTGTTGGTTTTGGTTGACGGTAACGATGCCGAAGCGATCGCTAAAAGTGCCGTGGGTGTACCATCGGAGTGCTTTGTCACTCATGCGGATTTGCTGGCAAGGTTAAAAACATTTGTGCAAGCAGGCGATCGCCTACTATTCAAAGCTGCCCATTCAGTAGGATTGGATCGAGTTGTCAATCAGTTGCGTGCAGAATTCCCCAGTTAA
- a CDS encoding GNAT family N-acetyltransferase, which translates to MSNLAKLVKYITDYTANNMGLLSLEISANRLLLQPISLKYKEDIFREFTEEITTYLYARPPQVISETELFIDESLLKMQRGENLTVVILKKDSQEFLGCSGILDIKSKHPKIGIWLKKSAHGNGYGLEAITALKEWADKNLDYEYLIYPVDRVNMPSKKIPEKLGGQIFLEFEHPKLNGQTLNIVEYRIPKK; encoded by the coding sequence ATGAGTAACCTTGCTAAACTTGTAAAGTATATCACAGATTACACAGCAAATAATATGGGACTACTATCCTTAGAAATCTCCGCAAATCGCCTATTATTGCAGCCGATCTCGCTGAAATACAAAGAAGATATTTTTAGAGAATTTACGGAAGAGATTACTACGTATTTATATGCCCGTCCTCCTCAAGTAATTTCGGAAACCGAACTATTTATTGATGAATCTTTGCTAAAGATGCAAAGAGGGGAAAATCTCACAGTCGTAATTCTCAAGAAAGATTCCCAGGAATTTTTAGGCTGTAGTGGAATCCTCGATATTAAGAGTAAACACCCCAAAATTGGGATTTGGCTGAAAAAATCAGCACATGGCAACGGTTATGGGCTAGAGGCGATTACTGCCCTCAAGGAATGGGCTGATAAAAATTTAGATTACGAGTATCTGATTTACCCTGTAGATCGAGTAAATATGCCCAGTAAAAAGATTCCCGAAAAGCTAGGGGGGCAAATTTTTCTGGAATTTGAGCATCCAAAGTTGAATGGACAAACCTTAAATATCGTAGAGTACAGAATCCCTAAAAAATGA